A region from the Kribbella shirazensis genome encodes:
- a CDS encoding dihydrofolate reductase family protein, with product MRNIVARLCMSEDGIVERPEQWLPRQALGQLMPGSGSVLFGRLTFERYAGSLGTLENTRNLVVGSRPVIARPGTELLQGDTRRVLTALKSVPGEDLHVIGSLTLVRSLLRWRLVDEMSLLIHPVAAGRGTLLDRRQLRLISMCARDGGVLEANYRVRYAATAAPSAALMSTGRWGGTRSRDRVASTPRTAVRTHA from the coding sequence ATGCGGAACATCGTCGCCAGGTTGTGCATGTCCGAGGACGGCATCGTGGAGCGGCCGGAGCAGTGGCTGCCACGCCAGGCGCTCGGCCAGTTGATGCCCGGGAGCGGGTCGGTGCTGTTCGGCCGCCTGACGTTCGAGCGGTACGCCGGTTCGCTCGGCACACTGGAGAACACCCGAAACCTCGTGGTCGGATCCCGGCCCGTGATCGCGCGGCCGGGCACCGAACTGCTGCAGGGCGACACCCGCCGGGTGCTGACCGCACTGAAGTCCGTGCCGGGCGAGGACCTGCACGTGATCGGCAGCCTGACACTGGTCCGCTCGCTGCTGCGGTGGCGCCTGGTCGACGAGATGTCGCTCCTCATCCACCCGGTCGCAGCGGGCCGCGGTACGTTGCTGGATCGTCGGCAGCTTCGGCTGATCTCGATGTGCGCCCGCGACGGCGGCGTACTGGAGGCGAACTACCGCGTGCGTTACGCCGCGACCGCCGCGCCGTCGGCTGCACTCATGTCGACCGGACGGTGGGGCGGCACCCGAAGCAGGGACAGGGTCGCGAGTACGCCGAGGACCGCCGTCAGGACCCACGCGTAG
- a CDS encoding MFS transporter has translation MQLMDLSAYRDLWKTRGVMALLASALIARLPVLATMVPLAFLAKDASGNFGWAGVVAGAYSVGTAVASVVWSRMADRRGARKVVIGTGMAWAAMMAVVALLPYSWYRALPLAAALAGVFVAPVTSALRANWPRLVHGSRLRAVYSLDATAQELLFVIGPMSGAVIVSFASPRAGLLACAVTAAASIWWFGMNQQPGTFHDGNAEPRPTARELLFHPHRTALLFAWACLVMGFAAMSLGMVAVADHHGNRLIAGVLEMVAAIGSVTGGVVNGALPGRRNSYVWRRMLGLTVLVVGCVFVTSSVVALAIMMFAAGCLIAPTIAAVYERIGELTPRSAHTEIFGWTQSGGMVGAAVGSAVAGAVVEAFGVRYAWVLTAVLGVLATLSLLRVPPHRPVDMSAADGAAVAA, from the coding sequence ATGCAGCTCATGGACCTGTCGGCGTACCGCGACCTCTGGAAGACCCGTGGCGTGATGGCGCTGCTCGCCTCGGCGCTGATCGCGCGGCTGCCGGTGCTGGCGACGATGGTCCCGCTGGCCTTCCTGGCCAAGGATGCGTCCGGCAACTTCGGCTGGGCCGGCGTGGTGGCGGGCGCGTACTCGGTCGGTACCGCGGTAGCAAGCGTCGTCTGGTCCCGGATGGCGGACCGGCGGGGTGCTCGCAAGGTCGTGATCGGCACAGGCATGGCCTGGGCCGCGATGATGGCCGTCGTCGCGTTGCTGCCGTACAGCTGGTACCGAGCACTCCCGCTGGCGGCAGCGCTGGCGGGTGTTTTCGTCGCACCGGTCACCTCCGCGCTACGCGCCAACTGGCCACGGCTGGTCCACGGCTCCCGGCTCCGCGCGGTCTACTCGCTGGACGCCACCGCACAGGAGCTGTTGTTCGTCATCGGCCCGATGTCAGGTGCGGTGATCGTCAGCTTCGCCAGCCCCCGCGCCGGTCTGCTCGCCTGCGCCGTGACCGCGGCCGCGAGCATCTGGTGGTTCGGGATGAATCAGCAGCCTGGGACGTTCCACGACGGGAACGCCGAGCCGCGACCGACGGCGCGCGAACTGCTGTTCCATCCGCACCGTACGGCGCTGTTGTTCGCGTGGGCGTGCCTGGTGATGGGGTTCGCCGCGATGTCGCTCGGGATGGTCGCCGTCGCCGACCACCACGGGAACCGGCTGATCGCGGGTGTGCTCGAGATGGTCGCCGCGATCGGCAGCGTCACCGGTGGTGTCGTCAACGGCGCCCTGCCCGGCCGGCGCAACTCGTACGTCTGGCGCCGGATGCTGGGGCTCACCGTCCTGGTCGTCGGCTGCGTGTTCGTGACCTCGTCCGTGGTGGCGCTCGCGATCATGATGTTCGCCGCCGGTTGCCTGATCGCGCCGACGATCGCGGCCGTGTACGAGCGGATCGGCGAGCTGACCCCGCGGTCCGCGCACACCGAGATCTTCGGGTGGACGCAGAGCGGTGGCATGGTCGGCGCCGCGGTCGGATCTGCCGTGGCCGGTGCGGTGGTCGAGGCGTTCGGGGTGCGCTACGCGTGGGTCCTGACGGCGGTCCTCGGCGTACTCGCGACCCTGTCCCTGCTTCGGGTGCCGCCCCACCGTCCGGTCGACATGAGTGCAGCCGACGGCGCGGCGGTCGCGGCGTAA
- the dinB gene encoding DNA polymerase IV codes for MFVSEQRAATILHADLDAFYASVEQRDDPRLRGRPVIVGAGVVLACSYEAKAFGVRTAMNGGQALRRCPGAIVVEPRMSAYSDASKAVFKVFEDTTPLVEGLSIDEAFLDVGGLRKIRGTPVEIATRLRAEVLSKVGLPITVGVARTKFLAKVASGVAKPNGLLEVAPERELEFLHPLDVSRLWGVGEVTAEKLRNRGLTKVGDVAMLPEAALVAMLGRASGRHLHALAHNRDPRPIEVGRRRRSIGSQRALGRSPKSPATLDAVLAGLVDRVTRRMRSAGRSGRTVTLRLRFDDFTRATRSHTLPQATDQTRAILVTARALLRAAHPLIAAQGLTMIGISVGNLENEAALQLALPFDKAANNELDNALDQVKDKFGTNAITRGILLGKSQGLEMPMLPD; via the coding sequence ATGTTCGTGTCCGAGCAGCGCGCCGCGACGATTCTGCATGCCGATCTGGACGCGTTCTACGCGTCGGTCGAGCAGCGGGACGACCCGCGCCTGCGCGGCCGGCCGGTGATCGTCGGCGCCGGCGTGGTGCTCGCCTGCAGCTACGAGGCCAAGGCGTTCGGCGTGCGCACCGCGATGAACGGTGGGCAGGCGTTGCGCCGCTGCCCCGGTGCGATCGTGGTCGAGCCGCGGATGTCGGCGTACTCCGACGCCAGCAAGGCGGTGTTCAAGGTCTTCGAGGACACGACGCCGCTGGTGGAGGGGTTGTCGATCGACGAGGCGTTCCTCGACGTGGGCGGCCTGCGGAAGATCCGCGGTACGCCGGTCGAGATCGCCACCCGGTTGCGGGCCGAGGTGCTGTCGAAGGTCGGACTGCCGATCACGGTCGGGGTCGCGCGGACGAAGTTCCTGGCGAAGGTGGCGAGCGGGGTCGCGAAGCCGAACGGTCTGCTCGAGGTCGCGCCCGAGCGGGAGCTGGAATTCCTGCATCCGCTGGACGTCTCGCGGTTGTGGGGTGTCGGCGAGGTGACCGCGGAGAAGTTGCGGAACCGCGGGCTCACCAAGGTCGGCGACGTCGCGATGCTGCCCGAGGCGGCGCTGGTCGCAATGCTCGGGCGGGCGTCCGGGCGGCACCTGCACGCGCTTGCGCACAACCGCGATCCGCGCCCGATCGAGGTCGGCCGCCGGCGCCGGTCGATCGGATCGCAACGGGCGTTGGGGCGCTCGCCGAAGTCACCGGCCACGCTGGACGCGGTGCTGGCCGGCCTGGTCGACCGCGTCACCCGCCGGATGCGCTCCGCGGGCCGCTCCGGCCGGACCGTGACGTTGCGGCTGCGCTTCGACGACTTCACCCGCGCGACCCGGTCCCACACGTTGCCCCAGGCAACCGATCAGACGCGCGCGATCCTGGTCACCGCCCGCGCCCTGCTGCGCGCCGCGCACCCACTGATCGCCGCCCAGGGCCTCACCATGATCGGCATCTCGGTCGGCAACCTGGAGAACGAGGCGGCTCTCCAACTGGCCCTCCCGTTCGACAAGGCCGCCAACAACGAGCTCGACAACGCCCTCGACCAGGTCAAGGACAAGTTCGGCACCAACGCCATCACCCGAGGCATCCTCCTCGGCAAATCCCAGGGCCTCGAAATGCCGATGCTGCCGGATTAG